In the genome of Aridibaculum aurantiacum, one region contains:
- a CDS encoding DUF4132 domain-containing protein, which produces MSILNAIKKAVSSISGKDSGNPFEQMMDEMYREFVKTNVHYWEFKPNENEVFKQQVVSLSDKEKVLLLQTAIKSIAKFTTGNNSWSSNDKEALLANMYDSILRHLLKMRLSMDDEDIIGVLQMFFTYRRYNSSSLMHWPIAAVIGQVEKQLKTRAASKDLLEILSSLKDRVQKDQHYYAAKEQAKIIEKIDQLLFSSTNNQGLVKPTWFVANDDLAVHANAAIEAMNDTDRQQWFKLMQHAQKASGGSPSKKYVDEAKTLFEAFGAAKFKHVVNDWFVYVASLKDKVTEYTNEHNGQVYTYSNTTFLTAQNLDILKGFIWMCVHFHDKNTLFNLAALAERAYRKIPGQGPAAPSVGNACIYVLGNVKGLDGVGLLSRLKLRIKQNNTQNLINKYMLNAAEKQGVSLHEIEDMAVDDFDLELGSKTYEFDGFKAVLNHVATGKTELLWFKPDGSPQKSVPAVVKEKHAAKLKKIKDTIKQVELTSTAQRDRIDRMFKSGRSLRWQQFQEYYLNHGLMCLFARKMIWTLEEGGKKENVLYLDDQWVSLQGVLSFEPGEDTLVRLWHPVASSVQEISDWRNFLVEREIVQPLKQAFREVYLLTDAEITTRTYSNRMAAHILKQHQFNSLAKTRGWKYSLLGSYDDGRDNEIACIELPDYGLTAEFWINEVNAEDAYNDTGIWLYVATDQVRFVRTGTRTVIELLDVPALAFSEVMRDVDLFVGVASVGNDPQWRDSGGLPAYRDYWQAYSFGDLTEVAKTRKSILERMLPRLKVGKVATIRDKFLVVKGKLRTYKIHIGSTNILMEPNDQYLCIVPGRSTDNASTLFLPFEGDNGLSVILSKAVLLADDDKITDPTITSQINTR; this is translated from the coding sequence CCATAAAAAGCATAGCTAAGTTTACCACCGGCAACAACTCGTGGAGTAGCAACGACAAAGAAGCGTTACTGGCGAATATGTATGATAGTATTCTACGACACCTTCTAAAGATGCGGCTTAGCATGGATGATGAAGACATCATTGGTGTGTTGCAGATGTTTTTTACCTACAGAAGGTACAACAGCTCCAGCCTCATGCACTGGCCTATAGCGGCGGTTATTGGGCAGGTAGAAAAGCAATTAAAGACAAGAGCGGCTTCGAAGGATTTATTGGAAATACTTTCTTCCTTGAAAGATCGTGTTCAGAAAGATCAACATTATTATGCTGCTAAAGAGCAGGCAAAAATCATAGAGAAGATCGACCAGCTTTTGTTTAGCAGCACCAACAACCAGGGCTTGGTGAAACCGACCTGGTTTGTAGCTAATGATGATCTGGCTGTACATGCCAACGCTGCCATTGAAGCCATGAATGATACAGACAGGCAGCAATGGTTTAAACTGATGCAGCATGCACAGAAAGCTTCCGGTGGCTCGCCATCAAAAAAATATGTGGACGAGGCAAAGACGCTGTTTGAAGCGTTTGGTGCAGCGAAATTCAAACACGTAGTAAACGACTGGTTCGTATATGTAGCCTCTTTGAAAGATAAAGTGACTGAATACACCAATGAGCACAACGGCCAGGTATATACGTATAGCAACACTACTTTTCTTACTGCTCAAAATCTTGATATACTGAAAGGGTTCATCTGGATGTGTGTTCATTTCCATGACAAGAATACATTGTTCAACCTTGCCGCATTGGCAGAAAGAGCTTATCGGAAAATACCTGGACAAGGACCTGCCGCTCCATCAGTAGGTAATGCTTGCATTTATGTATTAGGCAATGTAAAAGGACTTGATGGCGTTGGGCTTCTATCCCGACTGAAGTTGCGCATCAAACAAAACAACACGCAAAACCTCATCAATAAATACATGCTCAATGCTGCAGAAAAGCAAGGGGTGAGCTTGCATGAAATTGAGGATATGGCGGTGGATGATTTTGACCTTGAACTCGGTTCTAAAACATATGAATTTGATGGTTTTAAAGCAGTGCTTAATCATGTAGCAACCGGCAAAACGGAGTTGCTTTGGTTTAAACCAGATGGCAGCCCACAGAAGTCTGTACCTGCTGTTGTTAAAGAAAAACATGCTGCTAAGCTTAAGAAGATAAAAGACACGATCAAGCAGGTAGAACTTACATCTACAGCGCAGCGCGATAGGATAGACAGGATGTTCAAGAGCGGAAGAAGCCTGCGGTGGCAGCAGTTCCAGGAGTACTACCTCAACCATGGATTGATGTGCTTGTTTGCACGCAAGATGATCTGGACCTTAGAGGAAGGTGGTAAAAAGGAGAACGTGCTTTACCTGGATGATCAGTGGGTAAGCTTACAAGGTGTATTGTCATTTGAACCAGGCGAGGATACACTTGTACGCCTTTGGCACCCGGTAGCCAGCAGTGTACAGGAGATAAGTGACTGGAGAAATTTTTTAGTAGAACGCGAAATCGTTCAACCGCTTAAGCAGGCATTCAGAGAGGTATACCTGCTTACGGATGCAGAGATAACTACGCGTACCTATAGCAACCGGATGGCTGCGCATATTTTGAAGCAACACCAGTTTAACTCGCTGGCTAAGACCCGCGGCTGGAAGTACAGCCTGCTTGGCAGTTACGATGATGGACGGGATAATGAAATTGCATGTATAGAACTACCTGATTATGGTCTTACAGCTGAATTTTGGATAAATGAAGTGAATGCTGAAGATGCTTATAATGATACAGGTATATGGCTGTATGTAGCAACGGACCAGGTACGTTTCGTACGCACGGGCACTCGTACAGTAATTGAACTGCTGGATGTTCCGGCACTGGCTTTTAGCGAAGTGATGCGCGACGTGGATCTGTTTGTAGGTGTAGCCAGTGTAGGCAACGATCCGCAGTGGCGCGACAGTGGAGGACTACCGGCTTACAGGGACTACTGGCAAGCTTATTCTTTTGGCGACCTGACCGAAGTAGCAAAAACAAGAAAGTCTATCCTGGAGCGAATGCTGCCAAGGTTGAAGGTGGGAAAGGTGGCGACAATTCGAGACAAGTTCCTGGTGGTAAAAGGAAAGCTTAGGACTTATAAAATACATATTGGCAGTACCAATATATTGATGGAACCCAATGATCAATACCTGTGTATAGTTCCAGGAAGAAGTACAGATAATGCATCCACGCTGTTCCTGCCGTTTGAAGGAGACAATGGTTTATCTGTCATTCTCAGCAAAGCAGTGCTCTTAGCTGATGACGATAAAATAACTGATCCAACAATTACCAGCCAGATCAATACCAGGTAA